A single region of the Aquarana catesbeiana isolate 2022-GZ linkage group LG07, ASM4218655v1, whole genome shotgun sequence genome encodes:
- the GPR88 gene encoding G protein-coupled receptor 88, with amino-acid sequence MSNSTSSPSQCEGLLGTRVLVATAYSVYSVSGTLANVLVIYLVCSFKKLKTTSNAFIVNGCVSDLLVCAFWMPQEAILISTGRLENPSYRVFMEGVFFLWMTVSLLSHSLIALNRFVLITKLPTVYHTVYQKRNTEWMIAMAWVLPLAFLLPWLFGQRPYDIIFPCPQLRLYVFWGQEVPVSSSYTAILSAVTVLSQTVILFHCYFRIFRKVQVSLKRVSVLNFQVVHNLPCSCPRKDKRLGLYVLIVCCVFTLTTEPFAWSVLYALFQPLPSGIVVSSWLLLCLLFVLNPFIYTWKNEEFRRSFRAVVGGELWKSSANAADPAVQTISQNDP; translated from the coding sequence ATGAGCAACAGCACCTCTTCTCCAAGCCAATGTGAAGGGCTCTTGGGAACACGTGTACTGGTGGCTACGGCATACTCTGTCTACTCAGTATCTGGCACTTTGGCCAATGTTTTAGTAATTTATCTAGTCTGCTCATTCAAGAAACTCAAGACGACCAGTAATGCTTTCATTGTGAATGGTTGTGTTTCAGATCTTCTAGTATGTGCTTTCTGGATGCCTCAAGAAGCAATATTAATATCCACCGGTCGTCTGGAGAATCCCTCTTACAGGGTGTTCATGGAAGGGGTGTTTTTCTTGTGGATGACAGTGTCTCTCTTATCGCATTCACTGATTGCATTGAACCGCTTTGTTCTCATCACCAAACTGCCAACGGTTTACCATACTGTGTATCAGAAGAGGAACACAGAGTGGATGATTGCCATGGCTTGGGTATTGCCCCTTGCATTCTTGCTTCCTTGGCTTTTTGGACAAAGACCATATGACATCATTTTTCCTTGTCCGCAACTCAGACTTTATGTGTTTTGGGGTCAGGAGGTCCCAGTGTCTAGTTCCTACACGGCCATCCTTTCCGCTGTCACAGTACTGAGCCAGACTGTCATCCTTTTCCATTGCTACTTCCGCATTTTCAGAAAAGTGCAGGTCAGCCTGAAGCGGGTAAGTGTGCTCAATTTCCAGGTGGTCCACAACTTGCCCTGTTCTTGCCCTCGTAAGGACAAACGTCTGGGACTGTACGTGCTGATTGTGTGCTGTGTTTTCACCCTGACCACAGAGCCCTTTGCATGGTCAGTCCTTTATGCCCTGTTCCAGCCTTTACCCAGTGGGATTGTGGTAAGCAGCTGGCTCCTGCTTTGTCTGCTGTTTGTGCTTAACCCCTTCATCTACACCTGGAAGAACGAAGAGTTCCGAAGGTCATTTCGAGCAGTAGTTGGGGGCGAGCTATGGAAAAGCTCTGCAAACGCTGCTGATCCAGCAGTTCAAACAATATCGCAGAATGATCCATGA